In Aspergillus nidulans FGSC A4 chromosome IV, a single window of DNA contains:
- a CDS encoding protein glaB (transcript_id=CADANIAT00000024): MPTTILKITLFPLIDSIFSVQLSPVRIAMLTLSKVLPVLALSHAVAAAPQLSARATASLNTWLSTEASFALDGILTNIGANGAYAKTAKAGADYYTWTRDAALTVKVLVDLFHNGDLSLQTILEEYTNSQAYLQTVSNPSGGLASGGLAEPKFYVDMTAFTGSWGRPQRDGPALRATTLIGFGNWLIDNGYSSYASNNIWPIVRNDLTYVAQYWSKSGYDLWEEVNSMSFFTVAVQHRALVEGSTFAHRVGASCPWCDSQAPQILCYMQNFWTGSYINANTGGGRSGKDANTVLASIHTFDPDAACDDITFQPCSSRALANHKVYTDSFRSVYSLNTGIAQGVAVAAGRYPEDSYYNGNPWFLTTLAAAEQLYDAIYQWQKARSISITSTSLAFFKDIYSSAAVGTYASGSSAFTAIIDAVKTYADGYVSIVKAHAMANGSLSEQFDKTYGTCVSARDLTWSYAALLTASMRRNGVVPPSWDAASANTLPSSCSTGSATGTYSTATVTTWPSTLTSGSASATTTIMATSTATSSSTTTSTTTACTTPSTVAVTFNVIATTTYGENVYIVGSISQLGNWDTGSAVALSASKNTSSNNLWYVDINLPGGTAFEYKYIRKETDGSIVWESDPNRSYTVPSSCGVSTATESDTWRCTLETQSVRN, encoded by the exons ATGCCGACGACTATTTTAAA AATAACCTTGTTCCCCCTGATTGACTCTATCTTTTCTGTCCAACTCTCGCCTGTTCGCATTGCCATGCTTACCCTCTCTAAAGTACTTCCTGTGCTAGCTCTCAGCCATGCTGTCGCGGCGGCTCCTCAGTTGTCTGCGCGGGCTACTGCCAGCTTAAATACCTGGTTATCTACCGAGGCTAGCTTTGCTCTGGATGGCATTCTCACCAATATTGGCGCAAATGGCGCTTATGCAAAGACCGCCAAGGCTG GAGCAGACTACTATACCTGGACACGAGATGCCGCTCTGACCGTGAAAGTCCTTGTCGACCTGTTTCACAACGGCGATCTGAGCCTACAGACTATTCTTGAAGAATATACCAACTCTCAGGCATATTTGCAGACCGTCTCAAACCCATCTGGTGGTCTGGCGAGTGGAGGGCTTGCAGAGCCCAAGTTCTATGTTGATATGACCGCCTTTACCGGCTCCTGGGGTCGTCCTCAGCGAGATGGCCCGGCCCTGCGCGCTACTACCCTTATAGGTTTCGGCAACTGGTTGATT GATAACGGCTACTCCAGCTATGCTAGTAACAATATCTGGCCTATTGTGCGCAACGACTTGACCTACGTTGCTCAgtattggagcaagagcggCTATG ATCTATGGGAAGAGGTGAACTCTATGTCCTTCTTCACCGTCGCCGTGCAGCATCGTGCGCTCGTTGAGGGGAGCACTTTTGCCCACAGAGTAGGAGCCTCCTGTCCATGGTGTGATTCACAGGCCCCTCAGATCCTCTGCTACATGCAGAATTTCTGGACAGGCTCATATATTAATGCCAATACCGGTGGTGGCCGATCTGGCAAGGACGCCAACACCGTCCTGGCCAGCATTCACACCTTCGACCCCGACGCTGCTTGCGATGATATCACTTTCCAACCCTGCTCCTCTCGTGCCCTCGCCAACCACAAGGTATACACTGACTCGTTCCGCTCCGTGTACTCGCTCAATACAGGCATCGCACAGGGCGTTGCTGTTGCAGCCGGTCGCTATCCTGAAGATTCATACTACAATGGTAACCCCTGGTTTTTGACAACCCTCGCCGCAGCCGAGCAGCTCTACGATGCCATCTACCAGTGGCAGAAGGCTAGGTCCATCTCGATCACGAGCACCTCTCTCGCTTTTTTTAAGGACATCTACAGCTCGGCCGCCGTAGGCACTTACGCCTCGGGGAGCTCCGCGTTCACGGCCATCATCGACGCAGTCAAGACGTACGCCGATGGCTACGTGAGCATCGTCAAGGCCCACGCCATGGCTAACGGCTCCCTTTCTGAACAATTCGACAAGACATACGGCACCTGCGTATCCGCGCGCGATCTGACCTGGTCGTACGCTGCTCTCCTGACGGCCAGCATGCGCCGTAACGGCGTCGTCCCTCCCTCATGGGACGCCGCCTCTGCAAACACCCTCCCCTCATCTTGTTCCACGGGCTCTGCAACTGGAACTTACAGTACCGCGACCGTCACAACCTGGCCTAGCACCCTGACCAGCGGGTCGGCTAGCGCGACCACGACCATCATGGCTACGTCGACtgccaccagcagcagcactaccaccagcaccaccaccgcctgTACAACACCAAGCACCGTTGCCGTGACTTTCAATGTGATCGCCACAACTACCTACGGTGAAAATGTGTACATAGTAGGCTCCATCTCCCAGCTGGGAAACTGGGATACCGGCAGTGCCGTTGCCCTCAGCGCCTCTAAGAACacctcctccaacaaccTCTGGTATGTGGACATCAATCTCCCGGGCGGGACGGCGTTTGAGTACAAGTACATCCGCAAGGAGACGGACGGCTCGATCGTTTGGGAAAGTGACCCTAATCGCTCGTACACTGTGCCTTCAAGCTGTGGAGTGTCAACGGCTACTGAGAGTGACACTTGGCG TTGTACACTAGAGACGCAGAGTGTACGAAATTGA
- a CDS encoding alpha/beta fold hydrolase (transcript_id=CADANIAT00000022): MNMRRIFDVCCNPSADAQVLPLSETPFRGKISKSPNGYSIDYSRPNPSQHPKPLLLCHRSHPARPLRPSSRNFSGRRRCSVIIRRGRTSPAAVRKDTPLRPFWTRHSEQCPPQLPPTPSAKPTAQSQGQAVAVATELGVVLENSGISSDTPLLLVAHSYGAIVARELLHLYSERVAGMVLVDASTERASEYFNVPDENIIAVMGDLSYARATGLRSETVLSDEEWRVRAKEIIVSSRATAAEIASFYEVCETLKRMEQFRRQALGKRPLSVVRANTASDYRAVHEKGVPAGNGREEQRAAFRTLLDQWEYIDKQLQEEQLRLSSNTHFFRLEGCGHNVHLARPDVIAQEPFGYSLPSRAYT, from the exons ATGAATATGCGGCGTATTTTCGATGTTTGCTGCAATCCGAGC GCAGACGCGCAGGT ACTGCCACTTTCTGAGACGCCATTCCGCGGAAAAATCTCTAAAAGTCCAAATGGATATTCCATCGACTACAGCCGCCCTAATCCCAGTCAGCACCCAAAGcctcttctgctctgtcACCGGTCCCACCCCGCACGACCCCTCCGACCCTCTAGTCGTAATTTTTCCGGGCGCAGGCGATGTAGCGTCATCATACGTCGCGGTAGAACGTCTCCTGCGGCCGTTCGTAAGGACACTCCTCTACGACCGTTCTGGACGCGGCACAGTGAGCAATGTCCACCACAATTACCACCAACTCCCAGTGCAAAGCCCACCGCCCAGAGCCAAGGACAGGCCGTCGCGGTGGCAACAGAACTAGGCGTGGTTCTAGAGAATTCAGGAATCAGTTCGGATACACCTTTGTTGCTAGTTGCGCACTCTTACGGCGCTATCGTGGCGCGCGAGCTCCTGCACCTGTATTCCGAGCGCGTTGCTGGTATGGTCCTCGTCGATGCGTCCACCGAGCGCGCGAGCGAGTATTTTAACGTCCCTGATGAGAATATTATTGCTGTTATGGGGGATCTGAGCTATGCACGCGCTACCGGCTTACGGAGCGAGACAGTGCTAAGTGATGAAGAATGGAGGGTGCGCGCGAAGGAGATCATTGTCAGCTCTAGAGCTACGGCTGCTGAAATAGCGAGTTTCTATGAGGTTTGCGAGACGCTAAAGAGGATGGAGCAGTTCAGAAGGCAGGCGTTGGGAAAAAGGCCGTTGAGTGTGGTTCGGGCTAATACGGCCAGCGATTATAGAGCTGTCCACGAGAAGGGCGTTCCTGCTGGAAACGGCAGGGAAGAGCAGAGGGCGGCTTTCCGGACATTGCTGGATCAGTGGGAATATATTGATAAACAGCTACAGGAGGAGCAGTTGCGATTGTCATCAAATACGCATTTCTTCAGACTAGAGGGGTGCGGGCATAATGTGCATCTTGCACGGCCGGATGTTATCGCCCAGGAG CCTTTCGGCTATTCACTTCCCTCGCGTGCCTATACGTAG
- a CDS encoding alpha/beta hydrolase (transcript_id=CADANIAT00000023) codes for MYVEKLMPTTGVTKPYPIVFIHGQAQTGTNWLNKPDGGEGWASYFLSQGYECYILDQTFRGRSPWFPGNGTVSTYSAELLQQRFTAPQQYNLWPQASLHTQWNGMGVMGDPIFDTYYASTVEFLDSATYQQSTVQAAGAALLDLIGSPVVLLSHSQGGPIGWLIADMRPNLVHSIVSIEPTGPPFQEAVFSNASARPYGLTDIPLTFSPPVTDPANDLVKKIIPSNSSLYSDCVMQASSPSPRQLVNLAHVPVLVVTTESSYHAPYDWCTVQLLQQAGVSAKHLKLADIGIHGNGHMVFMEKNSLQVAATLGQWIERT; via the exons ATGTATGTGGAAAAGCTGATGCCAACTACTGGTGTGACCAAGCCGTATCCAATCGTTTTCATTCACGGACAAGCTCAAACAGGCACA AATTGGCTCAACAAGcctgatggaggagaaggctgggCATCCTACTTCCTCTCTCAAGGATATGAATGCTATATCCTTGACCAAACTTTTCGCGGTCGCAGTCCCTGGTTCCCTGGCAATGGGACGGTGAGCACATATAGCGCTGAGCTGTTGCAGCAGCGCTTCACTGCACCACAACAATATAATCTCTGGCCGCAGGCCTCCTTGCACACTCAATGGAACGGGATGGGTGTAATGGGCGATCCGATATTCGACACTTATTATGCGTCAACGGTCGAGTTCCTTGATTCAGCGACCTACCAGCAATCTACTGTCCAGGCTGCCGGCGCTGCTCTGCTTGACCTTATTGGATCCCCAGTTGTCCTTCTCTCCCATTCACAGGGTGGGCCAATTGGCTGGCTCATTGCGGATATGCGCCCGAATCTTGTGCACTCAATTGTTTCGATCGAGCCTACGGGCCCTCCGTTCCAGGAGGCCGTATTCAGCAACGCCTCTGCGCGCCCTTACGGGCTTACCGATATCCCCCTTACCTTCTCGCCACCGGTGACCGATCCAGCCAATGATCTTGTTAAAAAGATCATTCCTTCCAATTCGTCCCTGTACTCAGACTGTGTTATGCAGGCTAGTTCCCCTTCACCGAGACAGCTCGTCAACCTCGCACACGTGCCAGTCCTGGTCGTAACTACCGAGTCATCCTATCATGCACCGTATGATTGGTGTACAGTGCAGTTACTGCAACAGGCAGGCGTATCGGCCAAGCACCTGAAGCTGGCGGATATTGGCATTCATGGGAATGGGCATATGGTATTCATGGAGAAAAATAGTTTGCAGGTTGCAGCTACCCTAGGGCAGTGGATAGAGCGTACGTGA
- a CDS encoding protein xlnE (transcript_id=CADANIAT00000025) produces MFKLHSFTAALAAGLLTTIVSAAGLHEAALAAGLEYFGTATDNGELTDIPYVTQLNNTADFGQITPGNTQKWDSTEPSQGTFSFTKGDVIADLADANGQYLRCHTLVWHNQLPSWVTSGSWTNTTLTAALRNHITNVVNHYKGRCIHWDVVNEEYGGAKAAGARAIVQLIKNAGVKIDGVGFQAHFSVGTVPSRSSLASVLQSFTSLGVEVAYTEADVRIQLPTSATTLAQQSTDFQNLAGSCVDTAGCVGFTIWDWTDKYSWVPSTFSGYGAALPWDENFVKKPAYDGLLVGLGGTVTTTTTTTATSTTTSATATSTATSPHWGQCGGIGWTGPTLCASPWTCTYVNDWYSQCL; encoded by the exons ATGTTCAAGCTTCATTCTTTTACCGCGGCATTGGCTGCAGGCCTCCTCACAACAAT TGTTTCCGCCGCCGGGTTGCACGAGGCTGCACTTGCTGCTGGACTGGAGTATTTCGGCACAGCGACAGATAATGGCGAGTTAACAGATATTCCGTACGTAACTCAGCTCAACAATACCGCTGACTTTGGTCAAATCACGCCCGGAAACACCCAAAAG TGGGATAGCACCGAGCCGTCGCAGGGCACTTTCAGCTTCACCAAGGGAGACGTCATTGCCGATCTGGCTGACGCCAATGGCCAGTATTTGCGGTGCCATACGCTCGTCTGGCATAATCAGCTGCCCAGCTGGG TGACTAGCGGAAGCTGGACTAATACCACTCTAACCGCCGCACTACGAAACCATATCACTAACGTAGTGAATCATTACAAGGGGCGCTGCATACATTGGGACGTGGTCAACGAGG AATACGGCGGTGCCAAGGCGGCTGGTGCAAGAGCTATTGTGCAACTCATCAAGAACGCGGGCGTTAAGATCGATGGTGTAGGCTTTCAGGCACACTTCAGTGTTGGCACTGTGCCGAGCAGGAGCTCCCTGGCCAGTGTGCTGCAGTCGTTCACCTCGCTAGGCGTCGAAGTCGCGTACACGGAGGCTGATGTCCGTATCCAACTGCCGACATCTGCAACGACGCTGGCACAGCAGTCGACAGACTTTCAGAACCTGGCGGGATCGTGTGTGGACACGGCCGGGTGTGTCGGATTCACAATCTGGGACTGGACGGATAAGTACAGCTGGGTGCCGAGTACGTTCTCGGGTTATGGTGCAGCGCTACCGTGGGATGAGAACTTTGTTAAGAAGCCTGCCTACGATGGCTTGTTGGTAGGGCTCGGCGGCACCGTAActacaaccaccaccacaacAGCCACCTCTACCACTACCAGCGCCACAGCCACAAGCACTGCAACCTCCCCGCATTGGGGTCAGTGTGGCGGTATTGGCTGGACTGGCCCGACATTGTGTGCGAGTCCTTGGACTTGCACCTATGTGAACGACTGGTATTCACAGTGTCTATAG
- a CDS encoding uncharacterized protein (transcript_id=CADANIAT00000026) produces the protein MCWFPRALEIGGILKGAGSRRGLSVRGQRSFRAWLCILQVRCWNIPVIRVLKKVDRKRTRAGVGLVEKEDGV, from the exons ATGTGCTGGTTTCCCCGCGCTCTGGAGATTGGCGGGATATTGAAAGGTGCGGGGTCTAGAAGGGGCCTCTCTGTCCGTGGCCAAAGGAGTTTCCGTGCCTGGCTTTGCATTCTTCAAGT TAGGTGCTGGAATATTCCTGTCATACGCGTTCTCAAGAAAGTGGATCGTAAGCGCACACGAGCTGGGGTTGGTTTGgtggagaaagaagatggGGTGTAG